CTTGATCCATTTTCCGGATACGGACGCCGCCGGCGTGGTTTATTTCGCGAACTATCTTTCCATCTGCCACGAGGCTTACGAGGAGGCGCTGGCGGCTGCGGGCGTGGACATCGCGCGTTTTTTCTCCGACAGCGGCGTGGTCATTCCGGTTTCCAAAAGCTCCGCCGATTACCTGCGGCCTTTGGTGTGCGGCGACAGGGTGAGCGTGAGCGTGAGGCCGTCCGCGCTCACGCCGGATAGCTTTGCGATCGATTACGAAGTGACTCGGCTCGGTCGCGACGGCGCGCCGTCCAAGCTGGCCGCGAAGGTGCGCACCCAGCATGTCTGCATCCGCTCGGACGACCGGATGCGCCAGCCCCTGCCCGACGCGATTGCGGCCTGGGTGAACGCGGAATAAGTATCATGCGTTTGTTTTTCCTCCTGATCCTCGCCGCGTTTCTCGGCATGTGTTTTTATGTGGGACTGCGCGGCTGGCAGGCTCTCCCGAAAAAGCGCTGGATGCGCGTCGCGTGGGTGGCGGCGTTCGGCGGGCTGACGCTTTCGATGTTGCTCGGGTTTTTCCTGCGCCGTTCCGGTGTGGCTGACACGGCGCTTTTCCGCTGGGTGCAGCACGCGGGGGCGGGATGGAGATTTGCGATCATCTATTGGTTTTGTTTTGCGCTCTTTTTCGATGTGTTGCGGCTCGTTGACCGGAAATTCCGCATTTTCCCGGCATGGGCGAAAGAGCACCCGGAGCGGGCGCGCGGCGTCGCGCTGGTATTTTCCATTGTCGCGGTGCCGGTGATTTTTGCCTGGGGGTATTGGCATTTCATCAACCCGGCCACGACGCGCGTGGCGATCGACATCGCGAAACCGGCGGGGCAGATGCGCGCGTTGCGCGCGGTCGTCGCGTCCGACCTGCATCTGGGCGAGATCATCGGGCGCGAACGGCTGGCCGACTATGTGCGCCGCATCAATGCGCTCGCCCCCGACATCATCCTGCTGCCCGGCGACCAGGTGGACAGCCGCCTCGCCCCGCTCGTCCGTGAAAACATGGGCGAGGAATTGAAAAAACTGCGCGCGCCGCTCGGGGTTTACGCCATCCTCGGCAATCACGAGCGTTATGCGGGGGCGGATGCCTGCATCGCGTGGATGGAGGCGCAGGGCATCCGGGTGTTGCGCGACCGGGCGGTGAAGATCGCGGACGCATTTTACCTCGTCGGGCGCGAGGATGATCGTCGTCGCAAAAGCATGGCCGAGCTGCTCGCGCCGCTTGACCGCTCGCTGCCGGTCATCGTGCTCGACCATCAACCCCAAGACCTCGACGAACCGGCGTCGGCAGGCGTGGACTTGCAGTTGTCGGGGCACACGCACGGCGGCCAGATCTGGCCGATCACATGGATCGTGGCGTGGATGTATGAGTTTCATTACGGCTACGGGCGCAAGGGCGACTACCAGATTTACGTGACCTCGGGGCTGGGGTTGTGGGGTTTCCCCGCGCGCATCGGCAGCAAGTCGGAGCTGGTGGATTTGACGGTGAACTTCGGGACGAAATAAGGCGCGGACCGGGACATGCCCGCCGGTGGTTTGCGAAACGAACCGGCAGGTTTTTTGAACCGCAGATGGACGCGGATAAACGCAGATAAAAAACCTCCGGGCTTTCACAAAGGGGG
This genomic stretch from Termitidicoccus mucosus harbors:
- a CDS encoding thioesterase family protein, whose protein sequence is MIHFPDTDAAGVVYFANYLSICHEAYEEALAAAGVDIARFFSDSGVVIPVSKSSADYLRPLVCGDRVSVSVRPSALTPDSFAIDYEVTRLGRDGAPSKLAAKVRTQHVCIRSDDRMRQPLPDAIAAWVNAE
- a CDS encoding metallophosphoesterase, giving the protein MRLFFLLILAAFLGMCFYVGLRGWQALPKKRWMRVAWVAAFGGLTLSMLLGFFLRRSGVADTALFRWVQHAGAGWRFAIIYWFCFALFFDVLRLVDRKFRIFPAWAKEHPERARGVALVFSIVAVPVIFAWGYWHFINPATTRVAIDIAKPAGQMRALRAVVASDLHLGEIIGRERLADYVRRINALAPDIILLPGDQVDSRLAPLVRENMGEELKKLRAPLGVYAILGNHERYAGADACIAWMEAQGIRVLRDRAVKIADAFYLVGREDDRRRKSMAELLAPLDRSLPVIVLDHQPQDLDEPASAGVDLQLSGHTHGGQIWPITWIVAWMYEFHYGYGRKGDYQIYVTSGLGLWGFPARIGSKSELVDLTVNFGTK